One window of Quercus robur chromosome 5, dhQueRobu3.1, whole genome shotgun sequence genomic DNA carries:
- the LOC126726047 gene encoding auxin response factor 3 isoform X3 — MGLIDLNTTEEDETPSSGSSSTTSSSFSVVGLNTSVGSGSNLVLGASASASAPGSASSAVCLELWHACAGPLISLPKKGSVVVYFPQGQLEQLPDFSLAPAYTDDVPPHVFCRVLDVKLHAEEGTDEVYAQVSLVPESEQFEQKLQEGEVDVDGEEEDVEVAANSSTPHMFCKTLTASDTSTHGGFSVPRRAAEDCFPPLDYKQQRPSQELVAKDLHGVEWKFRHIYRGQPRRHLLTTGWSAFVNKKKLVSGDAVLFLRGEDGELRLGVRRAVQVKGGATFSALCSQQMNQSSLMEVVNAISLRGPFNIYYNPRPSSSEFIIPLRKFLKSADHSFSVGMRFKMRFEAEDAAERRYTGFITGISDADPVRWPGSKWRCLLVRWDDIETRHNRVSPWEIEPSGSLSSSSSLMASGSKRTRIGLPSAKLEFPVPNGIGASDFGESSRFQKVLQGQEILGFSHYDGIDTQNHRPSETRRCFPGSNGSVIAGMGDGVRNPVVNSDLSYKGTGFGESFQFRKVLQGQEIFPSSPYGRAPATNEAHDNGSLGIFDGVKVPNSRKGWSAMMQGNNAYMHPSAPSMQVSSPSSVLMFQQAINPISNLSAVYNFNNMEEQRISNRNLLVSETIGGKLTPSSHSGHSFCKKDQGGMNSSGFEHNQLGISLPPFANRSTFGGSEDLVSSCKSSCRLFGFSLTEEKDAANTEDNPTPVSLSLNPGASYLPTCWGTVPSKASVDDTGYWKQFYQRNSAILSQEL, encoded by the exons ATGGGTCTGATCGATCTGAACACCACGGAGGAAGACGAAACGCCGTCGTCGGGGTCGTCCTCAACAACTTCATCGTCGTTCTCCGTAGTCGGGTTGAACACCAgtgtcgggtcgggttcgaatttGGTGTTGGGTGCATCAGCATCAGCGTCAGCACCAGGTTCGGCTTCGTCTGCGGTGTGTTTGGAGCTATGGCACGCGTGTGCGGGCCCACTGATATCTCTGCCGAAGAAAGGTAGTGTGGTGGTGTACTTCCCTCAGGGTCAGTTGGAACAGCTTCCGGATTTCTCGCTCGCACCTGCCTACACTGATGATGTCCCTCCCCACGTGTTCTGTCGCGTCCTCGATGTCAAGCTCCAT GCGGAGGAGGGGACTGATGAAGTCTATGCACAGGTTTCACTGGTTCCTGAAAGTGAG CAATTCGAGCAGAAACTGCAAGAAGGGGAAGTTGATGTAGATGGTGAAGAAGAGGATGTTGAAGTAGCTGCGAATTCATCTACACCCCACATGTTCTGTAAGACCCTTACTGCTTCTGATACTAGTACTCATGGAGGCTTCTCTGTCCCTCGTCGAGCTGCTGAGGACTGTTTCCCTCCCCTG GACTATAAGCAACAGCGGCCATCGCAAGAGCTTGTGGCAAAGGATCTGCATGGTGTGGAATGGAAGTTTCGACATATCTACCGGG GGCAGCCACGCAGGCATTTGCTCACTACTGGGTGGAGTGCTTTTGTAAACAAGAAGAAGCTTGTTTCTGGAGATGCTGTGCTCTTTCTTAG GGGTGAGGATGGAGAATTGCGACTTGGAGTCAGAAGAGCTGTTCAAGTTAAAGGTGGTGCTACTTTCTCAGCACTCTGTAGCCAGCAGATGAATCAAAGCTCTCTCATGGAGGTGGTTAATGCCATATCCCTGAGAGGTCCATTCAACATTTACTACAATCCAAG GCCCAGCTCATCAGAATTCATAATTCCTCTTCGTAAATTCTTGAAGAGTGCGGACCATTCATTTTCAGTTGGAATGAGGTTCAAAATGCGTTTTGAAGCAGAAGATGCCGCAGAGAGAAG ATACACTGGGTTTATAACTGGAATTAGCGATGCGGATCCTGTTAGATGGCCTGGTTCAAAATGGAGATGCCTACTG GTACGGTGGGATGATATAGAGACCAGGCATAACAGGGTCTCTCCATGGGAAATTGAGCCATCTGGTTCTCTTTCCAGTTCCAGTAGCTTGATGGCATCTGGTTCAAAGAGGACCAGGATCGGTTTGCCTTCAGCAAAACTGGAATTTCCAGTTCCTA ATGGGATTGGAGCATCAGACTTTGGGGAATCTTCAAGGTTCCAGAAGGTCTTGCAAGGTCaagaaattttgggtttttcccATTATGATGGTATTGATACTCAGAACCATCGTCCATCTGAAACAAGGAGGTGTTTTCCTGGTTCAAATGGTTCTGTGATTGCTGGAATGGGAGATGGTGTTAGAAACCCAGTTGTGAATTCTGATCTCTCCTATAAAGGCACAGGCTTTGGTGAATCTTTCCAATTCCGTAAGGTCTTGCAAGGTCAAGAAATTTTTCCAAGCTCTCCATATGGAAGAGCTCCAGCCACAAATGAGGCTCATGACAATGGTAGCCTAGGAATCTTTGATGGTGTTAAAGTGCCGAACTCACGGAAGGGATGGTCTGCCATGATGCAGGGCAATAATGCCTATATGCACCCATCTGCCCCAtctatgcaagtttcatctCCATCTTCTGTGTTAATGTTCCAGCAGGCAATTAATCCCATTTCAAACTTAAGTGCAGTGTATAATTTCAATAATATGGAGGAGCAGAGAATTAGTAACCGAAATTTGCTTGTTTCTGAAACAATTGGTGGTAAGCTCACACCATCCTCACACTCTGGTCACAGCTTCTGTAAGAAAGATCAGGGAGGCATGAATTCTTCTGGTTTCGAGCATAATCAACTGGGTATTTCACTTCCTCCTTTTGCAAACCGATCCACATTTGGGGGCAGTGAAGATCTAGTTTCCTCATGTAAAAGTAGCTGCAGACTCTTTGGGTTTTCACTGACGGAGGAAAAAGATGCTGCAAATACAGAGGACAACCCCACTCCAGTTTCCTTGTCATTGAATCCTGGTGCTTCTTATTTGCCAACATGTTGGGGAACAGTTCCATCCAAAGCCTCTGTTGATGACACAGGCTATTGGAAGCAATTCTACCAAA GGAACTCCGCAATATTGTCTCAAGAACTATGA
- the LOC126726047 gene encoding auxin response factor 3 isoform X1, with amino-acid sequence MGLIDLNTTEEDETPSSGSSSTTSSSFSVVGLNTSVGSGSNLVLGASASASAPGSASSAVCLELWHACAGPLISLPKKGSVVVYFPQGQLEQLPDFSLAPAYTDDVPPHVFCRVLDVKLHAEEGTDEVYAQVSLVPESEQFEQKLQEGEVDVDGEEEDVEVAANSSTPHMFCKTLTASDTSTHGGFSVPRRAAEDCFPPLDYKQQRPSQELVAKDLHGVEWKFRHIYRGQPRRHLLTTGWSAFVNKKKLVSGDAVLFLRGEDGELRLGVRRAVQVKGGATFSALCSQQMNQSSLMEVVNAISLRGPFNIYYNPSISSRPSSSEFIIPLRKFLKSADHSFSVGMRFKMRFEAEDAAERRYTGFITGISDADPVRWPGSKWRCLLVRWDDIETRHNRVSPWEIEPSGSLSSSSSLMASGSKRTRIGLPSAKLEFPVPNGIGASDFGESSRFQKVLQGQEILGFSHYDGIDTQNHRPSETRRCFPGSNGSVIAGMGDGVRNPVVNSDLSYKGTGFGESFQFRKVLQGQEIFPSSPYGRAPATNEAHDNGSLGIFDGVKVPNSRKGWSAMMQGNNAYMHPSAPSMQVSSPSSVLMFQQAINPISNLSAVYNFNNMEEQRISNRNLLVSETIGGKLTPSSHSGHSFCKKDQGGMNSSGFEHNQLGISLPPFANRSTFGGSEDLVSSCKSSCRLFGFSLTEEKDAANTEDNPTPVSLSLNPGASYLPTCWGTVPSKASVDDTGYWKQFYQRNSAILSQEL; translated from the exons ATGGGTCTGATCGATCTGAACACCACGGAGGAAGACGAAACGCCGTCGTCGGGGTCGTCCTCAACAACTTCATCGTCGTTCTCCGTAGTCGGGTTGAACACCAgtgtcgggtcgggttcgaatttGGTGTTGGGTGCATCAGCATCAGCGTCAGCACCAGGTTCGGCTTCGTCTGCGGTGTGTTTGGAGCTATGGCACGCGTGTGCGGGCCCACTGATATCTCTGCCGAAGAAAGGTAGTGTGGTGGTGTACTTCCCTCAGGGTCAGTTGGAACAGCTTCCGGATTTCTCGCTCGCACCTGCCTACACTGATGATGTCCCTCCCCACGTGTTCTGTCGCGTCCTCGATGTCAAGCTCCAT GCGGAGGAGGGGACTGATGAAGTCTATGCACAGGTTTCACTGGTTCCTGAAAGTGAG CAATTCGAGCAGAAACTGCAAGAAGGGGAAGTTGATGTAGATGGTGAAGAAGAGGATGTTGAAGTAGCTGCGAATTCATCTACACCCCACATGTTCTGTAAGACCCTTACTGCTTCTGATACTAGTACTCATGGAGGCTTCTCTGTCCCTCGTCGAGCTGCTGAGGACTGTTTCCCTCCCCTG GACTATAAGCAACAGCGGCCATCGCAAGAGCTTGTGGCAAAGGATCTGCATGGTGTGGAATGGAAGTTTCGACATATCTACCGGG GGCAGCCACGCAGGCATTTGCTCACTACTGGGTGGAGTGCTTTTGTAAACAAGAAGAAGCTTGTTTCTGGAGATGCTGTGCTCTTTCTTAG GGGTGAGGATGGAGAATTGCGACTTGGAGTCAGAAGAGCTGTTCAAGTTAAAGGTGGTGCTACTTTCTCAGCACTCTGTAGCCAGCAGATGAATCAAAGCTCTCTCATGGAGGTGGTTAATGCCATATCCCTGAGAGGTCCATTCAACATTTACTACAATCCAAG CATATCTAGTAGGCCCAGCTCATCAGAATTCATAATTCCTCTTCGTAAATTCTTGAAGAGTGCGGACCATTCATTTTCAGTTGGAATGAGGTTCAAAATGCGTTTTGAAGCAGAAGATGCCGCAGAGAGAAG ATACACTGGGTTTATAACTGGAATTAGCGATGCGGATCCTGTTAGATGGCCTGGTTCAAAATGGAGATGCCTACTG GTACGGTGGGATGATATAGAGACCAGGCATAACAGGGTCTCTCCATGGGAAATTGAGCCATCTGGTTCTCTTTCCAGTTCCAGTAGCTTGATGGCATCTGGTTCAAAGAGGACCAGGATCGGTTTGCCTTCAGCAAAACTGGAATTTCCAGTTCCTA ATGGGATTGGAGCATCAGACTTTGGGGAATCTTCAAGGTTCCAGAAGGTCTTGCAAGGTCaagaaattttgggtttttcccATTATGATGGTATTGATACTCAGAACCATCGTCCATCTGAAACAAGGAGGTGTTTTCCTGGTTCAAATGGTTCTGTGATTGCTGGAATGGGAGATGGTGTTAGAAACCCAGTTGTGAATTCTGATCTCTCCTATAAAGGCACAGGCTTTGGTGAATCTTTCCAATTCCGTAAGGTCTTGCAAGGTCAAGAAATTTTTCCAAGCTCTCCATATGGAAGAGCTCCAGCCACAAATGAGGCTCATGACAATGGTAGCCTAGGAATCTTTGATGGTGTTAAAGTGCCGAACTCACGGAAGGGATGGTCTGCCATGATGCAGGGCAATAATGCCTATATGCACCCATCTGCCCCAtctatgcaagtttcatctCCATCTTCTGTGTTAATGTTCCAGCAGGCAATTAATCCCATTTCAAACTTAAGTGCAGTGTATAATTTCAATAATATGGAGGAGCAGAGAATTAGTAACCGAAATTTGCTTGTTTCTGAAACAATTGGTGGTAAGCTCACACCATCCTCACACTCTGGTCACAGCTTCTGTAAGAAAGATCAGGGAGGCATGAATTCTTCTGGTTTCGAGCATAATCAACTGGGTATTTCACTTCCTCCTTTTGCAAACCGATCCACATTTGGGGGCAGTGAAGATCTAGTTTCCTCATGTAAAAGTAGCTGCAGACTCTTTGGGTTTTCACTGACGGAGGAAAAAGATGCTGCAAATACAGAGGACAACCCCACTCCAGTTTCCTTGTCATTGAATCCTGGTGCTTCTTATTTGCCAACATGTTGGGGAACAGTTCCATCCAAAGCCTCTGTTGATGACACAGGCTATTGGAAGCAATTCTACCAAA GGAACTCCGCAATATTGTCTCAAGAACTATGA
- the LOC126726047 gene encoding auxin response factor 3 isoform X2: MGLIDLNTTEEDETPSSGSSSTTSSSFSVVGLNTSVGSGSNLVLGASASASAPGSASSAVCLELWHACAGPLISLPKKGSVVVYFPQGQLEQLPDFSLAPAYTDDVPPHVFCRVLDVKLHAEEGTDEVYAQVSLVPESEQFEQKLQEGEVDVDGEEEDVEVAANSSTPHMFCKTLTASDTSTHGGFSVPRRAAEDCFPPLDYKQQRPSQELVAKDLHGVEWKFRHIYRGQPRRHLLTTGWSAFVNKKKLVSGDAVLFLRGEDGELRLGVRRAVQVKGGATFSALCSQQMNQSSLMEVVNAISLRGPFNIYYNPSRPSSSEFIIPLRKFLKSADHSFSVGMRFKMRFEAEDAAERRYTGFITGISDADPVRWPGSKWRCLLVRWDDIETRHNRVSPWEIEPSGSLSSSSSLMASGSKRTRIGLPSAKLEFPVPNGIGASDFGESSRFQKVLQGQEILGFSHYDGIDTQNHRPSETRRCFPGSNGSVIAGMGDGVRNPVVNSDLSYKGTGFGESFQFRKVLQGQEIFPSSPYGRAPATNEAHDNGSLGIFDGVKVPNSRKGWSAMMQGNNAYMHPSAPSMQVSSPSSVLMFQQAINPISNLSAVYNFNNMEEQRISNRNLLVSETIGGKLTPSSHSGHSFCKKDQGGMNSSGFEHNQLGISLPPFANRSTFGGSEDLVSSCKSSCRLFGFSLTEEKDAANTEDNPTPVSLSLNPGASYLPTCWGTVPSKASVDDTGYWKQFYQRNSAILSQEL, from the exons ATGGGTCTGATCGATCTGAACACCACGGAGGAAGACGAAACGCCGTCGTCGGGGTCGTCCTCAACAACTTCATCGTCGTTCTCCGTAGTCGGGTTGAACACCAgtgtcgggtcgggttcgaatttGGTGTTGGGTGCATCAGCATCAGCGTCAGCACCAGGTTCGGCTTCGTCTGCGGTGTGTTTGGAGCTATGGCACGCGTGTGCGGGCCCACTGATATCTCTGCCGAAGAAAGGTAGTGTGGTGGTGTACTTCCCTCAGGGTCAGTTGGAACAGCTTCCGGATTTCTCGCTCGCACCTGCCTACACTGATGATGTCCCTCCCCACGTGTTCTGTCGCGTCCTCGATGTCAAGCTCCAT GCGGAGGAGGGGACTGATGAAGTCTATGCACAGGTTTCACTGGTTCCTGAAAGTGAG CAATTCGAGCAGAAACTGCAAGAAGGGGAAGTTGATGTAGATGGTGAAGAAGAGGATGTTGAAGTAGCTGCGAATTCATCTACACCCCACATGTTCTGTAAGACCCTTACTGCTTCTGATACTAGTACTCATGGAGGCTTCTCTGTCCCTCGTCGAGCTGCTGAGGACTGTTTCCCTCCCCTG GACTATAAGCAACAGCGGCCATCGCAAGAGCTTGTGGCAAAGGATCTGCATGGTGTGGAATGGAAGTTTCGACATATCTACCGGG GGCAGCCACGCAGGCATTTGCTCACTACTGGGTGGAGTGCTTTTGTAAACAAGAAGAAGCTTGTTTCTGGAGATGCTGTGCTCTTTCTTAG GGGTGAGGATGGAGAATTGCGACTTGGAGTCAGAAGAGCTGTTCAAGTTAAAGGTGGTGCTACTTTCTCAGCACTCTGTAGCCAGCAGATGAATCAAAGCTCTCTCATGGAGGTGGTTAATGCCATATCCCTGAGAGGTCCATTCAACATTTACTACAATCCAAG TAGGCCCAGCTCATCAGAATTCATAATTCCTCTTCGTAAATTCTTGAAGAGTGCGGACCATTCATTTTCAGTTGGAATGAGGTTCAAAATGCGTTTTGAAGCAGAAGATGCCGCAGAGAGAAG ATACACTGGGTTTATAACTGGAATTAGCGATGCGGATCCTGTTAGATGGCCTGGTTCAAAATGGAGATGCCTACTG GTACGGTGGGATGATATAGAGACCAGGCATAACAGGGTCTCTCCATGGGAAATTGAGCCATCTGGTTCTCTTTCCAGTTCCAGTAGCTTGATGGCATCTGGTTCAAAGAGGACCAGGATCGGTTTGCCTTCAGCAAAACTGGAATTTCCAGTTCCTA ATGGGATTGGAGCATCAGACTTTGGGGAATCTTCAAGGTTCCAGAAGGTCTTGCAAGGTCaagaaattttgggtttttcccATTATGATGGTATTGATACTCAGAACCATCGTCCATCTGAAACAAGGAGGTGTTTTCCTGGTTCAAATGGTTCTGTGATTGCTGGAATGGGAGATGGTGTTAGAAACCCAGTTGTGAATTCTGATCTCTCCTATAAAGGCACAGGCTTTGGTGAATCTTTCCAATTCCGTAAGGTCTTGCAAGGTCAAGAAATTTTTCCAAGCTCTCCATATGGAAGAGCTCCAGCCACAAATGAGGCTCATGACAATGGTAGCCTAGGAATCTTTGATGGTGTTAAAGTGCCGAACTCACGGAAGGGATGGTCTGCCATGATGCAGGGCAATAATGCCTATATGCACCCATCTGCCCCAtctatgcaagtttcatctCCATCTTCTGTGTTAATGTTCCAGCAGGCAATTAATCCCATTTCAAACTTAAGTGCAGTGTATAATTTCAATAATATGGAGGAGCAGAGAATTAGTAACCGAAATTTGCTTGTTTCTGAAACAATTGGTGGTAAGCTCACACCATCCTCACACTCTGGTCACAGCTTCTGTAAGAAAGATCAGGGAGGCATGAATTCTTCTGGTTTCGAGCATAATCAACTGGGTATTTCACTTCCTCCTTTTGCAAACCGATCCACATTTGGGGGCAGTGAAGATCTAGTTTCCTCATGTAAAAGTAGCTGCAGACTCTTTGGGTTTTCACTGACGGAGGAAAAAGATGCTGCAAATACAGAGGACAACCCCACTCCAGTTTCCTTGTCATTGAATCCTGGTGCTTCTTATTTGCCAACATGTTGGGGAACAGTTCCATCCAAAGCCTCTGTTGATGACACAGGCTATTGGAAGCAATTCTACCAAA GGAACTCCGCAATATTGTCTCAAGAACTATGA
- the LOC126726048 gene encoding uncharacterized protein LOC126726048 — protein MSSASSNQSVVRDGTEYEDVYPSGHKDQESPGESRSPSASSSSSTNEDVEIVEVEGSDDDGDQQLESVVGADGLRQFIMLPEWTVHRFTSVIRERHFSTFRTNFQIPDYVSIRLPYVSEKCYYEGVDGVGVYEQALKAGLRFPLSTLHRELLQYLGLSVTQISPNAWRVFIAMEILYGAMSNGERKLTVREFLHCYRPDEISGSRGMYSFASRSPLLKVIFETPDSNRDWKSRYFFLEGDRWMNHPGETEFMPVDTTWAVINQTRRRRPQVSLEEFSFLEKVCKKTTPEERTWAKLVNPRTIHWYCDGPEPTQEAIRYDERVHKQMDDAKRRALIKSQAVKKRESGEEVPKASASIPKRKLTTKSDRPFKQPKVSLEPVVGLMAEGNKAVTPAKQGKGKGLMAVPDGKQERPPSLLRDDSKYALEKLSSIITAEDYEDLGNHSTEAMGETGLFAVAQSLVMMKGLLDRCLNRESSLDRVRAKAQQTEEELGQLQRWRSKMGKKLELSEQARKELEEKTATSLTVIENKEAEIKQLKEEIRQAKVAAVEEYRCSESCLGELSDSFLQGFDDSLRQVKKAYPELDLTMVKLEDQAQTSALPVASENTEDLFGDGAAQGDGESAPSKDVPDAEEKKD, from the exons atgtctagtgcgtcaagtaaccagtcggtggttcgtgatgggacggaatacgaggatgtatacccgtccggtcataaagaccaagagagccccggcgaaagtaggagtccgtctgcctcctcttcatcctcaacaaatgaggatgtggagatagtcGAAGTAGAGGGTTCCGATGATGACGGGGATCAACAACTGGAGTCCGTTGTAGgcgctgatggactaaggcagttcatcatgttgccagagtggactgttcataggtttacatccgtcatcagggagagacatttcagcaccttcaggaccaacttccaaatcccagactatgtctccatccgtctaccatatgtgtcggagaagtgttattACGAAGGGGTAGACGGTGTAGGAGTGTACGAACAGGCattgaaggctggacttcgattcccgctttctacccttcatagggaactcttgcagtatctggggttgtccgtcacccagatatcccctaacgcctggagggtcttcatagccatggagattctctacggtgcaatgtcaaacggggaaaggaaattgacggtccgtgaatttcttcactgttaccgtccagacgagatttctggatcaagggggatgtacagttttgccagtcggagccccttgttgaaggtgatctttgagaccccagactcaaatagagactggaagagtcggtacttcttcctggagggtgatagatggatgaaccatccaggggagacggagttcatgcccgtcgacacaacttgggcagttataaatcagacac gtagacggcgcccacaagtcagCCTCGAGGAGTTTAGCTTCCTTGAAAAGGTTTGCAAGAAGactacgccggaggaaaggacttgggcgaagttggtgaacccgaggaccatacattggtactgcgacggtcctgagcccacccaagaagCGATAAGATACGACGAGCGAGTTCACAAAC agatggatgACGCAAAGAGGAGAGCTTTGATCAAGtcccaagccgtcaagaagagggaatccggcgaggaGGTTCCTAAGGCATCAGCTTCAATCCCTAAAAGGAAACTGACGACAAAATCCGACCGTCCctttaagcaaccaaaggtctctcttgaacctgtggttggcttaatggctgagggtaacAAGGCCGTCACCCCAGCGAAGCAGGGGAAGGGCAAAGGATTGATGGCGGTCCCAGacggtaagcaagagagacccCCTTCCCTTCTTCGTGATgactccaagtatgcattggagaaactgtcgtccatcatcacggcagaagactatgaagacctgggaaaccattcgacggaggccatgggggagacgggcctcttcgccgtcgctcag tccttggtcatgatgaagggactacttgaccggtgtctcaaccgtgagagtagcttggaccgggtgcgcgcgaaggcgcagcagacggaggaagagctcggacaactTCAGAGATGGAGGTCCAAGATGGggaagaagctggagctttctgagcAGGCGAGGAAGGAGCTTGAGGAGAAGACGGCCACTTCGCTGACGGTCATAGAGAACAAAGAAGCTGAGATAAAACAACTCAAAGAAGAGATCCGTCAGGCTAAAGTGGCAGCCGTCGAGGAGTACCGATGCTCGGAGTCCTGTTTGGGCGAGCTGTCGGACTCCTTCCTCCAAGGATTCGATGATTCcctccgtcaagtcaagaaggcttatccagagctggacttgacaatggtcaaacttgaggaccaagcccagacttctgccctccccgtcgcctccgaaaatacggaggacctttTTGGAGACGGTGCTGCTCAGGGAGACGGAGAGTCCGccccgtcgaaggatgtcccagatgctgaagaaaagaaagattga